One Sus scrofa isolate TJ Tabasco breed Duroc chromosome 1, Sscrofa11.1, whole genome shotgun sequence DNA segment encodes these proteins:
- the LOC110261637 gene encoding serpin B3-like, whose amino-acid sequence MSSLSESIIQFAVDLFQQIRRSEGGNIFYSPLSIMSALAMTYLGSRGHTASEIRKALHLKELAENAEGATADLVGRAGTVHRQFQRLLTELNKPTNAYELSVANRLYGDKEVSFSQDYLENVKKFYLASVASVDFVNAAEESRQMINSWVESQTKGKIKDLFPKGTLSSSTTLVLVNAIYFKGRWLQEFKKENTSKEKFWLNKDTSKSVQMMRDTRAFKFASLEHLHVKILEIPYTGQELSMLLLLPDEVDGLQKLEEGLTAEKLLEWTSSQNMKESQVDLHLPRFKVEESYDLKATLIALGMVSAFSADADFSGMTGLAISSVVHKSFVEVTEEGTEAAAATGVVTGITSAPLNNHFHCDHPFLFFIRHNKTNSILFCGRVSSP is encoded by the exons ATGAGCTCTCTCAGTGAATCGATCATCCAGTTTGCAGTCGACCTGTTCCAACAGATCAGACGATCAGAGGGCGGAAACATCTTCTATTCCCCTCTTAGCATTATGTCAGCCTTAGCCATGACTTACTTAGGGTCCCGAGGACACACTGCATCAGAAATTCGAAAG GCCCTCCACCTCAAGGAACTCGCGGAGAATGCAGAAGGAGCTACAGCAGACCTT GTTGGAAGGGCAGGAACTGTTCACCGTCAGTTTCAAAGGCTCCTGACGGAATTAAACAAACCCACCAATGCCTACGAGCTGAGCGTTGCCAACAGGCTCTATGGGGACAAGGAGGTTTCGTTTTCTCAG GACTACCTGGAAAACGTCAAGAAATTCTACCTAGCCAGTGTGGCATCTGTTGATTTTGTAAATGCTGCAGAAGAAAGTCGACAGATGATCAATTCCTGGGTGGAAAGCCAAACTAAAG gAAAAATCAAGGATCTGTTTCCCAAAGGCACTCTGAGCAGCTCCACCACTCTGGTTCTGGTCAACGCGATCTATTTCAAAGGGCGGTGGCTCCaggaatttaagaaagaaaatacttcgAAAGAAAAATTTTGGCTGAACAAG GATACAAGCAAATCTGTGCAGATGATGAGAGACACCAGAGCTTTCAAATTTGCCTCACTGGAGCACTTGCACGTCAAGATCCTGGAAATACCGTACACAGGCCAAGAGCTAAGcatgctgttgctgctgccagATGAAGTAGACGGTCTGCAGAAG CTTGAAGAGGGACTCACTGCTGAGAAGTTGCTAGAGTGGACGAGCTCGCAGAATATGAAGGAAAGCCAAGTGGATTTGCACCTCCCTCGATTCAAAGTGGAAGAGAGCTATGATCTGAAGGCCACGCTGATAGCCCTGGGGATGGTGAGCGCCTTCAGCGCAGATGCCGACTTCTCGGGCATGACCGGGCTGGCGATATCCAGCGTGGTCCACAAGTCTTTTGTGGAGGTGACTGAGGAGGGCACGGAAGCCGCAGCAGCTACAGGTGTTGTTACTGGCATAACATCAGCACCATTAAATAACCATTTCCATTGTGACCACCCTTTCCTGTTCTTCATCAGGCACAATAAGACCAACAGCATCCTCTTCTGTGGCAGAGTCTCCTCCCCTTAG
- the LOC110261633 gene encoding serpin B3-like — MSSLSESIIQFAVDLFQQIRRSEGGNIFYSPLSIMSALAMTYLGSRGHTASEIRKALHLKELAENAEGATADLVGRAGTVHRQFQRLLTELNKPTNAYELSVANRLYGDKEVSFSQDYLENVKKFYLASVASVDFVNAAEESRQMINSWVESQTKGKIKDLFPKGILSSSTTLVLVNAIYFKGRWLQEFKKENTSKEKFWLNKDTSKSVQMMRETRAFKFASLEHLHVKILEIPYTGQELSMLLLLPDEVDGLQKLEEGLTAEKLLEWTSSQNMKESQVDLHLPRFKVEENYKLMAKLEALGMVSAFRADADFSGMTGRRELAISSVVHKSFVEVTEEGTEAAAATGVVTGMTSAPLNNHFHCDHPFLFFIRHNKTNSILFCGRVSSP; from the exons ATGAGCTCTCTCAGTGAATCGATCATCCAGTTTGCAGTCGACCTGTTCCAACAGATCAGACGATCAGAGGGTGGAAACATCTTCTATTCCCCTCTTAGCATTATGTCAGCCTTAGCCATGACTTACTTAGGGTCCCGAGGACACACTGCATCAGAAATTCGAAAG GCCCTCCACCTCAAGGAACTCGCGGAGAATGCAGAAGGAGCTACAGCAGACCTT GTTGGAAGGGCAGGAACTGTTCACCGTCAGTTTCAAAGGCTCCTGACGGAATTAAACAAACCCACCAATGCCTACGAGCTGAGCGTTGCCAACAGGCTCTATGGGGACAAGGAGGTTTCGTTTTCTCAG GACTACCTGGAAAACGTCAAGAAATTCTACCTAGCCAGTGTGGCATCTGTTGATTTTGTAAATGCTGCAGAAGAAAGTCGACAGATGATCAATTCCTGGGTGGAAAGCCAAACTAAAG gAAAAATCAAGGATCTGTTTCCCAAAGGCATTCTGAGCAGCTCCACCACTCTGGTTCTGGTCAACGCGATCTATTTCAAAGGGCGGTGGCTCCaggaatttaagaaagaaaatacttcgAAAGAAAAATTTTGGCTGAACAAG GATACAAGCAAATCTGTGCAGATGATGAGAGAAACCAGAGCTTTCAAATTTGCCTCACTGGAGCACTTGCACGTCAAGATCCTGGAAATACCGTACACAGGCCAAGAGCTAAGcatgctgttgctgctgccagATGAAGTAGACGGTCTGCAGAAG CTTGAAGAGGGACTCACTGCTGAGAAGTTGCTAGAGTGGACGAGCTCGCAGAATATGAAGGAAAGCCAAGTGGATTTGCACCTCCCTCGGTTCAAAGTGGAAGAGAACTATAAGCTCATGGCCAAGCTGGAAGCCCTGGGGATGGTGAGCGCCTTCAGAGCAGATGCCGACTTCTCGGGCATGACCGGGAGACGCGAGCTGGCGATATCCAGCGTGGTCCACAAGTCTTTTGTGGAGGTGACTGAGGAGGGCACGGAGGCCGCAGCAGCTACAGGTGTTGTTACTGGCATGACATCAGCACCATTAAATAACCATTTCCATTGTGATCACCCTTTCCTGTTCTTCATCAGGCACAATAAGACCAACAGCATCCTCTTCTGTGGCAGAGTCTCCTCCCCTTAG
- the LOC110261636 gene encoding serpin B3-like: protein MSSLSESIIQFAVDLFQQIRRSEGGNIFYSPLSIMSALAMTYLGSRGHTASEIRKALHLKELAENAEGATADLVGRAGTVHRQFQRLLTELNKPTNAYELSVANRLYGDKEVSFSQDYLENVKKFYLASVASVDFVNAAEESRQMINSWVESQTKGKIKDLFPKGILSSSTTLVLVNAIYFKGRWLQEFKKENTSKEKFWLNKDTSKSVQMMRETRAFKFASLEHLHVKILEIPYTGQELSMLLLLPDEVDGLRKLEEGLTAEKLLAWTSSQNMKESQVDLHLPRFKVEENYKLMAKLEALGMVSAFRADADFSGMTGRRELAISSVVHKSFVEVTEEGTEAAAATGVVTGMTSAPLNNHFHCDHPFLFFIRHNKTNSILFCGRVSSP from the exons ATGAGCTCTCTCAGTGAATCGATCATCCAGTTTGCAGTCGACCTGTTCCAACAGATCAGACGATCAGAGGGCGGAAACATCTTCTATTCCCCTCTTAGCATTATGTCAGCCTTAGCCATGACTTACTTAGGGTCCCGAGGACACACTGCATCAGAAATTCGAAAG GCCCTCCACCTCAAGGAACTCGCGGAGAATGCAGAAGGAGCTACAGCAGACCTT GTTGGAAGGGCAGGAACTGTTCACCGTCAGTTTCAAAGGCTCCTGACGGAATTAAACAAACCCACCAATGCCTACGAGCTGAGCGTTGCCAACAGGCTCTATGGGGACAAGGAGGTTTCGTTTTCTCAG GACTACCTGGAAAACGTCAAGAAATTCTACCTAGCCAGTGTGGCATCTGTTGATTTTGTAAATGCTGCAGAAGAAAGTCGACAGATGATCAATTCCTGGGTGGAAAGCCAAACTAAAG gAAAAATCAAGGATCTGTTTCCCAAAGGCATTCTGAGCAGCTCCACCACTCTGGTTCTGGTCAACGCGATCTATTTCAAAGGGCGGTGGCTCCaggaatttaagaaagaaaatacttcgAAAGAAAAATTTTGGCTGAACAAG GATACAAGCAAATCTGTGCAGATGATGAGAGAAACCAGAGCTTTCAAATTTGCCTCACTGGAGCACTTGCACGTCAAGATCCTGGAAATACCGTACACAGGCCAAGAGCTAAGcatgctgttgctgctgccagATGAAGTAGACGGTCTGCGGAAG CTTGAAGAGGGACTCACTGCTGAGAAGTTGCTAGCGTGGACGAGCTCGCAGAATATGAAGGAAAGCCAAGTGGATTTGCACCTCCCTCGGTTCAAAGTGGAAGAGAACTATAAGCTCATGGCCAAGCTGGAAGCCCTGGGGATGGTGAGCGCCTTCAGAGCAGATGCCGACTTCTCGGGCATGACCGGGAGACGCGAGCTGGCGATATCCAGCGTGGTCCACAAGTCTTTTGTGGAGGTGACTGAGGAGGGCACGGAGGCCGCAGCAGCTACAGGTGTTGTTACTGGCATGACATCAGCACCATTAAATAACCATTTCCATTGTGATCATCCTTTCCTGTTCTTCATCAGGCACAATAAGACCAACAGCATCCTCTTCTGTGGCAGAGTCTCCTCCCCTTAG